The genomic stretch GGCTCGGTAGATTCGAGTCAGCAATTGCTGACTATGACACTGCGATACGCTTGGATCCCAGTTTAGGGACTCCTTACAACAATCGTGGGATCATAATGAAAAATCTCGGTGATTATGAAGCAGCAATCGTCGATTATGACACCGCCATCCGCCTGAGACCGGATTACGTAAATGCCTATTACAACCGCGGGATCGCAAAGGCACAACTCGATCAATACGATGCTGCGATCACGGACTATGATGCCGCGATCCAGTTCAAACCTGACTATACCAAAGCCTACTTTCGTCGAGGATTGGCAAAAAGATCCCTCAACAAGCCTACAGCGGCAAAACAGGATTTTCAAACCGCCTTAGAACTCGCAACACAGGCGGGTAACATAGAACTGAAAGGCACTATCGAAAACTTGCTACTCCGACTGAAATAGTGCGTTCGG from Candidatus Poribacteria bacterium encodes the following:
- a CDS encoding tetratricopeptide repeat protein, with the protein product MKDKCLLTVFLVCLVCLSASCASEKTSEKAIDYNRQGLAAAKRGEYQEAIEMYSAAILLDPDYAEAYNNRGVAKKRLGRFESAIADYDTAIRLDPSLGTPYNNRGIIMKNLGDYEAAIVDYDTAIRLRPDYVNAYYNRGIAKAQLDQYDAAITDYDAAIQFKPDYTKAYFRRGLAKRSLNKPTAAKQDFQTALELATQAGNIELKGTIENLLLRLK